A window of Acetomicrobium sp. S15 = DSM 107314 genomic DNA:
TCGCGCTTCACACCAGAGAATTTGCAAAGGCGACGACGAGCGAGGAGGCTCACAAAGCCATCGTTACTGGTGCTAAAGCCCTTGCTGTTGTAGCTCTCAGGATGTTTATTGACGAGGATCTACGGAAGGCGGTACGGAAAGCCTTTGAGACAACAAAATCGGAAGCAACTGAACGAGCGTGAAGGGATCGATCCGCTTTGGCTCTTTTGCCTGTTTTGATGTATTGCATGATGCGATTTCACTAATGACGGTTACCCCCTCTTTTGATTTTTAGGTTAGGAAAACCGTGTGCTTGACGGTGTGTTGTGGGCACTTTATAATAATTTTTGCTATGCCGGGCTGGCGGAAGTGGCAGACGCACGGGACTTAAAATCCTGTGGACTTAGGTCCGTGCGGGTTCGATTCCCGCGCCCGGCACCAATGCAGACTCTGCCTGTATTTGTCGTTCAGGCTTGCTAAAATATAAGACCTTGCGACCATAAACAGAAAACAGATGTCCTTTCGTCGCCGGCAAAAGTGGTTAAGAGAGAAGATGACGTAGTTTTTGTTCCATTCTGTGAGATGGCCCCTGAAAAATACTACAAAAATTAGCGCAGTCTCAGGAAAATTTGCGTGTTGACTATACCCTTGTGGCCGTGCTAATATATACGCGCCATGTAGTGCCGACGCAGTTGTGGAAATCGCGGGGTGGAGCAGTCAGGTAGCTCGTCGGGCTCATAACCCGAAGGTCGCAGGTTCAAATCCTGCCCCCGCAACCAATGGCGGTGTAGCTCAGGTGGCTAGAGCATGCGGTTCATACCCGCAGTGTCAGTGGTTCAAGTCCACTCACCGCCACCATCTTTGTTGCAACTTATATTTTGGATTGGGCGGGAGTTACGGTTCCTGCCCATTTGTTGTATTAAGATGGCCCATTCTATAACTCCCTTGCGAAAAGTAGGTTAAAATTAGGATGTGAAGGAGAGAAATATAGGCAATAAATTGCTATATCGTTGCCGCCAGCGGCTCATGGAAAGCGGCGAGCGTCAGGAGTGGTGGAAAGACGAAGGCCCGATGCTTGTGGCTGTGTCGGGAGGGGGTGACTCTGTTGCGCTCCTCTGGTTGCTCAAAGAATTTTGGGGTGGGCAGATCGCGGCAGCGCACTTAGAACATGGCATCCGCGGCGACGATTCCAAAGACGATGCAAGGTTCGTTGCCGAGCTTTGTTCTCAATGGGGTGTGCCGCTTATTATGGAGTCTGTCTCCGTGCCTGAGCTGCAGCGTCCTGGCGAGGGACTCGAAGCGGCGGCCAGAAGGATCCGCTACAGTTTCTTGAGAAGAGCGATTAAAGAGACGGGCGCTAGATGGATAGCTCTGGGGCATACCAAAGATGATGTGGTGGAGACCGTTTTGTTTAACCTCTTTAGAGGCAGCGGCATTTACGGATTGGCTGGCATTCCCGAGAGGAGGGGTGAGTTGGTGAGGCCCCTCATAGAGATGCGGAGGGGTGAATTGCGAGAGCTTCTCAAGGAGCACTCCATTCCATGGCGCGAAGACTCCACGAATCTCGACGTTCGTTACTCGCGAAACCTCATCCGCAACGAACTCGTCCCGTGGCTCGAAGAAAGGCTTAATCCCAACGCCTGTGAACACGTAGCTGCCCTCGCTGCAGAAGCCTTCGCCTGGCGTAAGGTGCACGATGGCCGTTGTGACGCAATTCTTGAGACGGTTCGAGCGGAGCTTCCTTTGTCGTTCGTAGCCTGGAGGAGGGCTGCCGCCTTGGCTTTGGTGAATGAAGACGTTACGCTGTCTTCTCTTGTGCGACGCGAGGGAATGTGCTTAGGTCTTAAAGCACTGAGCCGCGGCAGGACAGTGGAGCTGGCCTCGCTCATCGAAAAGGGAGGGATATGGCGATTCCAATGGGAAAAAGACATAGAGGTGTGCGGTTCTTCATCGCACATCGCTTGGGTTCGGCGGGATGTGTTAAAAGGCGGCCCTGCGCCTCTTTATGTGTCTATCGGCGAGGCTCTGTCGATGAGGATGCTCCAGTGGGGGCCGTGGCGGTTCATTTTTGAGGAAGCGCCACTGGAGGCCGCACCGCACGTTGGAACCCATCAAGCTAGGATCTGCTGTAGATCAAAAGATGAAACCGTGATGGTGGCGCCCGTGCGTCGTTTCTGCGATATAAAACATCTCAACACCTTCGTCCCATGGTGGCTGGAGGCATGGTGGCCAATCTTATCTATAAGTAGTACAATAACTTATTGGATGCCGCTTTATGGCGGTTGCCATGAACCTCAAAATGCATCAGGGCCGAGAATGAGCATTTGTGTGGCTTGCACTGTCGAAGAGGAAAGGCAATCCGTCAGGGGGGAATGATCAGGTTGTCCTTTGAGCTGGACAGGATGTTAATCTCAGAAGAGGCGCTTCAGTCTCGCGTGAAGGAATTGGCTTCTCAAATATCAGCCGATTTCACTAACAAAAAGCTCGTGGCAGTGGCTATACTTAAAGGTGCAGTAGTCTTTTTGGTTGACCTGATGCGATGCCTTGATCCTTCTGTAGAACTTCACATTGACTTCATGGCCGTTTCGTCGTATGGGGCTTCGACTCAGTCAAGTGGGATTCTCAAGATTACGAAGGATTTGGACGTTGACGTCAAAGGTGAAAACGTCCTCTTGGTCGAGGATATAGTGGATACAGGGTTAACCCTGTCTTACCTTGTGAGGCTGTTGCAGGAAAGAGAACCGTCGAGTCTTAAGGTGTGTGTACTCTTGGATAAGCCTGATCGCAGGGAAGCAGAGGTGCAGGTGGATTATTGCGGGTTTTCTATACCGAATGAGTTTGTTGTGGGATATGGGTTGGATTGCGCCGGAATGTGGCGCAACCTCTCTTCTATATATGTAGTGAAGGAGAGAGGCGAGCTTGCATGAAATGGTCACCTATGTGAGGTGTTGAAAATTGAGACGAATGGCTAAGAATTTGGGACTTTACCTCGTGTTGATCGTGCTGGTCGTCAGCCTGGTCAACATGTTTATTGCCCCAGTCCAGGGGCCAGAGCAAGTGCGCACGATCAGTTACAGTGAGTTCCTGTCCGCCGTAGATGCGGGGAAAGTGCGCTCTGTTCAAATTCAAGGCGACGTTGTTCACGGTCGCTACAGCGATGGCACCGAATTCAAGAGTTATACCATAGGAGTTGGGGATATCGCCAAGGATATAGCTGCTAAGGGCGTAAATGTGGAAGTGATGCCCCCAGAGCGCTCACCGTGGTGGGCTGCGATGATGTCCTCGCTCTTCCCGACGCTTTTGCTCATAGGCGCCTGGATATTCATCCTCTATCACATGCAAGGTGGGGGCAGCAAGGTGATGAGCTTTGCCAAAAGCAAGGCAAAGCTTTTCATCGACAATCGTCCTAAGGTCACCTTTGCGGATGTCGCTGGTTGTGATGAGGCGAAAGAGGAACTCGAGGAGGTCGTCGAATTCCTTAAGAATCCCAAAAAGTTTACAACCCTAGGAGCTCGCATCCCGAAGGGCATTCTGCTGCTCGGAGCGCCGGGAGTCGGCAAGACCCTCCTGGCGAGGGCTGTGGCCGGAGAGGCGGATGTGCCATTCTTGAGCGTGAGTGGCTCCGACTTCGTAGAGATGTTCGTAGGTGTGGGTGCT
This region includes:
- the tilS gene encoding tRNA lysidine(34) synthetase TilS is translated as MKERNIGNKLLYRCRQRLMESGERQEWWKDEGPMLVAVSGGGDSVALLWLLKEFWGGQIAAAHLEHGIRGDDSKDDARFVAELCSQWGVPLIMESVSVPELQRPGEGLEAAARRIRYSFLRRAIKETGARWIALGHTKDDVVETVLFNLFRGSGIYGLAGIPERRGELVRPLIEMRRGELRELLKEHSIPWREDSTNLDVRYSRNLIRNELVPWLEERLNPNACEHVAALAAEAFAWRKVHDGRCDAILETVRAELPLSFVAWRRAAALALVNEDVTLSSLVRREGMCLGLKALSRGRTVELASLIEKGGIWRFQWEKDIEVCGSSSHIAWVRRDVLKGGPAPLYVSIGEALSMRMLQWGPWRFIFEEAPLEAAPHVGTHQARICCRSKDETVMVAPVRRFCDIKHLNTFVPWWLEAWWPILSISSTITYWMPLYGGCHEPQNASGPRMSICVACTVEEERQSVRGE
- the hpt gene encoding hypoxanthine phosphoribosyltransferase; this translates as MIRLSFELDRMLISEEALQSRVKELASQISADFTNKKLVAVAILKGAVVFLVDLMRCLDPSVELHIDFMAVSSYGASTQSSGILKITKDLDVDVKGENVLLVEDIVDTGLTLSYLVRLLQEREPSSLKVCVLLDKPDRREAEVQVDYCGFSIPNEFVVGYGLDCAGMWRNLSSIYVVKERGELA